The Diospyros lotus cultivar Yz01 chromosome 15, ASM1463336v1, whole genome shotgun sequence genome has a window encoding:
- the LOC127792196 gene encoding rac-like GTP-binding protein RAC2, with protein sequence MTTTAARFIKCVTVGDGAVGKTCMLISYTSNTFPTDYVPTVFDNFSANVVVDGSTVNLGLWDTAGQEDYNRLRPLSYRGADVFLLAFSLISKASYENISKKWISELRHYAPTVPVVLVGTKLDLREDKQYLIDHPGATPITAAQGEELKKMIGAAVYIECSSKTQQNVKAVFDAAIKAVLQPPKPKKKRRTSRPCVLL encoded by the exons ATGACCACTACTGCTGCAAGATTCATCAAGTGTGTCACGGTTGGAGATGGTGCGGTTGGGAAGACATGCATGCTAATTTCGTACACCAGCAACACCTTCCCCACT GATTATGTGCCCACAGTTTTCGACAACTTCAGCGCGAATGTGGTGGTCGATGGCAGCACAGTTAATCTCGGCCTCTGGGACACAGCAG GCCAGGAGGATTACAACAGGCTGAGGCCTCTAAGTTACAGAGGTGCCGATGTTTTCCTGTTGGCCTTCTCCCTCATTAGCAAAGCCAGTTATGAGAACATATCAAAAAAG TGGATCTCTGAGCTGAGGCACTATGCTCCAACTGTTCCGGTTGTGCTTGTGGGAACCAAACTCG ATTTACGCGAAGACAAGCAGTATTTGATCGATCATCCTGGCGCAACCCCAATCACGGCTGCTCAG GGAGAAGAGCTgaagaagatgattggtgcAGCAGTTTACATAGAGTGCAGCTCAAAGACTCAGCAG AATGTGAAGGCTGTGTTCGATGCTGCAATCAAGGCTGTGCTGCAGCCTCCTAAACCGAAGAAAAAGCGCCGGACATCAAGGCCATGTGTGTTGCTTTAA
- the LOC127791628 gene encoding LOB domain-containing protein 2 gives MPACASCKHQRKKCTEKCVLSPFFPAEKTREFRAVHKVFGVSNITKIVRSLKEEDKKKAIDSLVWEAFCRQRDPVWGPYGEYKRVCDELKLYKSQCQRIQLGAVVYEAAPVLGAWNNNNGACNNKGMNMNGGGGSGHSNAFNYVQNNGNYSFNQHMHNLERLRQEQDLGSIANGSSQSCYLPG, from the exons ATGCCTGCATGCGCATCATGCAAGCACCAGAGGAAGAAATGCACTGAAAAATGCGTGCTATCACCATTCTTCCCGGCAGAAAAAACTAGGGAATTCAGAGCTGTGCACAAGGTGTTTGGCGTGAGCAACATAACGAAGATCGTGAGGAGTCTCAAGGAGGAAGACAAGAAGAAGGCCATCGATTCGCTCGTGTGGGAAGCCTTCTGTCGACAACGTGACCCAGTTTGGGGCCCCTACGGCGAGTACAAAAGAGTGTGTGACGAGCTCAAGTTGTATAAAAGCCAATGCCAACGGATACAATTAGGGGCTGTGGTCTATGAAGCAGCGCCAGTTTTGGGTGCATGGAACAACAACAATGGGGCCTGTAATAATAAGGGTATGAATATGAATGGTGGGGGAGGGAGTGGTCATAGCAATGCTTTCAACTATGTTCAGAACAATGGAAATTACTCTTTCAATCAACACATGCATAATCTGGAGAGACTAAGGCAAGAGCAAGACTTGGGTTCTATTGCTAATGGTTCTAGCCAGTCATGTTACCTGCCAG GTTGA